In one Lolium rigidum isolate FL_2022 chromosome 3, APGP_CSIRO_Lrig_0.1, whole genome shotgun sequence genomic region, the following are encoded:
- the LOC124704417 gene encoding cytochrome c biogenesis protein CCS1, chloroplastic-like produces the protein MPSPTCYLILNPSRTCHRPLLPSPRLPARLRVSCDVPRQGSDGGGGPKRGVIPTGAGKAKKQVVFFDAAPPVAQRGGEEEEGKVEAQTKVDGAAVRFLRRATKRTLSVLSNLPLAIAEMSAIAGLMALGTVIDQGEVPSHYFEQFPEDNPVFGFITWRWILTPGFDHMFSSPVFLGLLALLAASLMACTFTTQLPMVKVAKRWSFMSSGGSIKKQSFSESLPRASIQDLGVILMGAGYEVFTKGPSLYAFKGLAGRYAPIGVHVAMIFVMAGATLSATGSFKGSVDVPQGLNFVIGDIMKPKGIFSVAPDAFNTEVHVNRFYMEYYDSGEVSQFYSDLSLFDLDGKEVMRKTIKVNDPLRYGAITIYQTDWGFSALQVKKNGEGPFNLAMASLKQSGNKKLYGTFLPLEDPDPTKSSVKGISMLARDLQSIVLYDQDGKFVGVRRPSSKLPIEINGNEILIEDAIGSTGLDLKTDPGIPVVYAGFGALMLTTCISYLSHAQLWALQDGTTVVVGGKSNRAKIEFSDEMNRLLNKVPELISVNEKTVDNKSSTA, from the exons ATGCCTTCCCCGACGTGCTACCTCATCCTAAACCCTTCCAGAACCTGCCACCGCCCCCTCCTGCCGTCTCCCCGCCTCCCCGCGCGGCTCCGTGTCTCCTGCGACGTGCCGCGGCAGGGGagtgatggcggcggcgggccgaAGCGCGGGGTCATACCCACCGGAGCAGGCAAGGCTAAGAAGCAGGTCGTGTTCTTCGACGCCGCGCCGCCGGTCGCGCAGcggggcggcgaggaggaggagggcaagGTAGAGGCGCAGACGAAGGTGGACGGCGCGGCGGTGCGGTTTCTGAGGCGGGCGACCAAGCGGACGCTCTCGGTCTTGTCCAACCTCCCGCTCGCCATCGCCGAGATGTCCGCCATTGCCGGCCTCATGGCCCTGG GCACGGTGATTGACCAAGGAGAGGTGCCGAGCCACTACTTCGAGCAGTTCCCCGAGGACAACCCGGTGTTCGGCTTCATCACGTGGAGGTGGATCCTCACCCCAGGCTTCGACCACATGTTCTCCTCGCCGGTATTCCTCGGCTTGCTCGCGCTCCTCGCCGCGTCGTTAATGGCCTGCACCTTCACCACCCAATTGCCAATGGTGAAGGTGGCGAAAAG ATGGTCCTTTATGAGTTCAGGAGGAAGCATCAAGAAACAATCCTTTTCCGAATCTCTTCCCCGCGCATCTATTCAGGATTTGGGGGTCATTTTGATGGGGGCTGGATATGAG GTCTTCACCAAGGGCCCGTCTTTGTACGCTTTCAAGGGCCTGGCCGGTCGCTATGCGCCTATCGGAGTGCACGTGGCGATGATTTTTGTGATGGCAGGTGCCACCCTTTCTGCGACCGGGAGCTTCAAAGGCTCGGTGGATGTCCCGCAGGGACTAAATTTCGTAATTGGAGATATCATGAAACCCAAAGGCATTTTCTCCGTCGCGCCGGATGCTTTCAATACGGAAGTCCATGTCAATCGGTTCTACATGGAGTACTATGACAGTGGAGAG gTTTCACAATTTTACAGTGATCTTTCACTTTTCGACCTTGATGGCAAGGAAGTAATGAGGAAGACGATCAAGGTGAATGATCCCCTGAGGTATGGTGCGATCACGATATACCAAACGGACTGGGGATTTTCAGCACTACAAGTGAAGAAAAATGGTGAAGgccctttcaacttggccatggcCTCCTTGAAACAGAGTGGCAATAAAAAGCTATATGGAACATTCTTGCCACTTGAAGATCCTGATCCGACTAAGTCTAGCGTCAAGGGAAT ATCTATGCTTGCTCGAGATCTGCAGTCTATTGTGTTGTATGATCAAGATGGTAAGTTTGTAGGGGTTCGTCGGCCAAGCTCAAAGCTCCCCATTGAAATCAATGGTAATGAAATATTAATTGAAGACGCTATTGGCAGTACGGGTCTGGATCTTAAG ACCGATCCAGGAATTCCTGTCGTGTATGCTGGATTTGGCGCGCTCATGTTGACGACCTGCATTAGCTATCTTTCTCATGCTCAG TTATGGGCGCTGCAAGATGGAACTACAGTAGTAGTCGGTGGGAAGTCAAATCGAGCCAAGATTGAATTTTCTGACGAGATGAACCGGTTACTAAATAAAGTACCAGAGTTGATCAGTGTTAATGAGAAAACAGTAGATAATAAATCAAGTACTGCATGA
- the LOC124704416 gene encoding BTB/POZ domain-containing protein At3g50780-like — MAEFKVGGLDPRATKFRNVPIAVTPEGFWCCPSQTVLQKTAKNQNQQPKPKAGASPPASKASSVQRAPTISSEKRTHSTPTRSRANSEEQRCLPAENAAPNPPKVVSERPQKQHKISVGFGQIEMSDLRVVLYGKDGVAVKMSVHKNVLAENSTLFADKLSRQSPVSNIEVPDCEDVEIYVETVGLMYCNDVKQRLIKQSVPRVLRILKVAELLGFRACVLSCLNYLEAVPWAGEEEENVVSSVRHLQTEDYGVTPVLKRVCSDLTSPPNDTFVRIIELVLKSSDDRGRREMKSLVLKLLKENSSCTSNSADLCVDTLYGYCQNSLESLLTLFKQASDSDFSEQSLDLKEAVFRQITLEADNLLWLTEILTGRNAAEEFAVMWSNQRELAGLHSKLPTKSRHLVSCITARLFVAVGKGEMLPSKDTRQLLLDVWLQPLMDDYNWLQHGCRSFDRTLVEEGIGSTILTLPLEDQQTILLSWLGSFLKVGNSCPNLQKAFEVWWRRTFVRPYVEQQGNQLQSGQS; from the exons ATGGCAGAATTCAAGGTTGGAGGCCTCGATCCCCGAGCGACGAAATTCAGAAATGTCCCGATTGCTGTAACCCCGGAAGGGTTCTGGTGCTGCCCGTCGCAGACCGTGCTGCAGAAGACGGCGAAGAACCAGAACCAGCAGCCAAAGCCTAAAGCTGGAGCATCCCCTCCTGCATCAAAGGCCTCCTCGGTCCAGAGGGCGCCGACCATTTCATCGGAGAAGAGAACGCATTCAACCCCAACAAGGTCCAGAGCTAACTCAGAGGAGCAACGATGCTTGCCGGCGGAGaatgccgcccccaatccaccgaaGGTTGTGAGCGAGAGGCCGCAGAAGCAGCATAAGATATCTGTTGGGTTTGGGCAGATTGAGATGAGTGACTTGAGGGTCGTGTTGTATGGCAAGGATGGGGTTGCTGTCAAGATGAGTGTTCACAAGAACGTCCTTGCTGAAAATAGCACCCTCTTTGCTGATAAGCTTTCAAGGCAGTCTCCGGTGTCTAATATAGAGGTGCCTGATTGCGAGGATGTGGAGATTTATGTTGAGACCGTTGGGTTGATGTACTGCAATGATGTCAAGCAGAGGTTGATCAAACAAAGTGTTCCGCGTGTTCTTCGAATCTTGAAG GTTGCAGAATTATTAGGCTTCCGAGCATGTGTCCTGTCATGCTTGAATTACTTGGAAGCGGTCCCTTGGGCCGGGGAAGAAGAGGAGAATGTGGTCTCATCAGTTCGGCATCTTCAGACTGAAGATTATGGTGTGACACCAGTACTGAAGAGGGTATGCTCTGACCTAACAAGTCCACCAAATGACACATTTGTGCGTATCATAGAACTAGTGTTGAAAAGCAGTGATGATAGAGGGAGGCGGGAGATGAAGTCCTTGGTGCTCAAGCTTCTCAAGGAGAATAGCAGCTGTACCAGTAATTCTGCTGACTTATGTGTTGACACTCTCTATGGATATTGCCAGAATAGCCTGGAGTCCTTGCTGACCTTGTTTAAACAAGCATCTGACAGTGATTTTTCTGAGCAATCTTTGGACCTTAAAGAAGCAGTATTTCGACAGATTACTCTTGAAGCGGATAATCTCCTATGGTTAACTGAGATTTTAACAGGCAGGAATGCTGCAGAAGAATTTGCAGTGATGTGGTCTAACCAGCGTGAGCTAGCTGGACTTCACTCCAAGTTACCAACCAAGTCGCGCCACCTTGTCAGCTGCATCACAGCAAGGCTCTTTGTGGCAGTTGGGAAAGGCGAGATGCTCCCATCTAAGGACACAAGGCAACTCCTCTTGGATGTCTGGTTGCAGCCTCTCATGGATGACTACAACTGGCTGCAGCATGGTTGCAGGTCATTCGACCGGACACTCGTCGAGGAAGGGATCGGGTCGACTATCTTGACGCTCCCACTAGAGGATCAGCAGACGATACTGCTCTCATGGCTTGGCAGCTTCTTGAAGGTTGGGAACAGCTGCCCCAATCTGCAGAAGGCCTTTGAGGTTTGGTGGAGGAGGACATTTGTACGGCCTTATGTCGAACAGCAAGGGAACCAGTTGCAGTCAGGTCAGAGCTGA
- the LOC124700686 gene encoding probable calcium-binding protein CML41, with translation MANVSISKPAKGLTRKRSFKLGLPLFCGQSDVASPVARSSSSSSSRRSSGTGSSGRKSELRRIFQHFDRDNDGKISGAELSAFFASMGDDLQVPSSSGGYLLDFAGFVALMERGEGSQEEDLKRAFEVFNAVEPAGRITARGLRRVLAQLGDERSVTDCEAMIRAYDVDGDGGLDFHEFQRMMS, from the coding sequence ATGGCGAACGTGAGCATCTCGAAGCCGGCTAAGGGCCTGACGCGCAAGAGGAGTTTCAAGCTCGGCCTGCCGCTGTTCTGCGGCCAGTCCGACGTGGCGAGCCCCGTCGCCcggtcatcgtcgtcgtcttccagcAGGAGGTCGTCCGGCACGGGTAGCAGTGGCAGGAAGTCCGAGCTGCGCAGGATTTTCCAGCACTTCGACAGGGACAACGACGGGAAGATCTCGGGCGCCGAGCTGAGCGCCTTCTTCGCGTCCATGGGCGACGACCTGCAGGTGCCGTCGTCGTCCGGCGGGTACCTGCTGGACTTCGCCGGGTTCGTGGCGCTGATGGAGAGAGGGGAGGGCAGCCAGGAGGAGGACCTCAAGAGGGCGTTCGAGGTGTTCAACGCCGTGGAGCCCGCCGGGAGGATCACGGCCAGGGGGCTGCGCAGGGTGCTCGCCCAGCTCGGCGACGAGCGTTCCGTCACCGACTGCGAGGCCATGATACGGGCCTACGACGTCGACGGCGATGGCGGCCTCGACTTCCACGAGTTCCAGAGGATGATGAGCTAG